In Candidatus Binatia bacterium, the genomic stretch CGCGATGCGGCAAAAAGGACGAGGACTGCGGCCGTGCACACCGGCGCCCAGGCCGTCCAGTCCCGGGCGTAGGGCAGGGGAGTCTTTTGCGTGCTCGTCATTACCGCTGCCGCTGGGCTTGCCTCGAGCCGGGCTTGTCATTGGCTTCAGGCGCCCCCAAGATGCCAGTTTTCGGCGCGCTCACCAGTGATGACAGGTGCGCGACGGGGGACGGAAGGAAAGGCATGCCACCGGTGTTGCTCAGGCTCGACAAGCTGTTTTCGGACTCCAAGGTCATCGACCATTTCGAGGCCGGTGACGTGGTGTTCGCCGAGGGCAGCAGCGGCAATTACATGTACGTCGTCGTCGAAGGGACGATCGACATTTTCATCGGGGACCGTCTCATCGACATCTCCGGGCCGGGCGACCTCGTCGGCGAGATGTCGCTGATCGACTCGAACCAGCGAAGCGCGTCAGCGGTGGCCCGCACGGAGGCGCGCCTGGCGCGGGTCGACGAGAACGAGTTCCTGAACATGGTCGTCGAGACGCCGTTCTTCGCGCTGCACGTGATGCGCGTCCTCGTCGCCCGCATGCGCCGCAGCAGCTCGCGCACATAGAAGCCGCTATTCCGATATGTAATGGGGTCAGGCACCAGAAGAATGGGGTCAGGCACTATTCCCCTGGTGCCTGACCCCATTACATATACGCATCCCGGGCCTAGCTTTCCCAGACCATCCCCGCGACGCGTTTTTCGCCGAAGAGGAACTGGGCCGGCGCCTTCTTGTCGATGTGGCCGATCAGGCCGCTGTAGATGCCGAAGCCGCAAAGCTCCTGCAGCCTCGGCTCGAACCCGCGCACCAGCTCCGGCGGGATGCCGAGCTGCTGGTTCTCCTGCTGGCGCATGTAGCCGGCGCAGTAGTTCATCGCGATGCCGGTGCGGCGCTTGCCGCTGCGGTTGGCTCCGCCGCCGTGCCACAGGCTGCCGTGCCAGACGAGCACCGAGCCGCGCGGCATCTCGGCCGCGATCGAGTCGTAATGCTTCCCGAACATCGGCGAGTGGTCCTTGTGGTGAGTGCCGGGAATGATGCGCGTCGCGCCGTTTTCCTCGGTGAAATCGGTGATCGCCCACATCGTGTTGCAGACGACCGCCACGTGCGGTTTCGCGAACGGAATGAGCTGGTCGTCGGCGTGGATCGGCTGCGCGCTCTCGCCCGGGTCGATCGCAATCGACGACAACGAGGAGACGAGGCAACCGGGATCGAGCACGCTCTCGACGATGGGCAGCACGGCCGCATGGGCAGGGATTTTTTCGAAGATCCGTTCGCGGGCCAGCAGGTTGTAGATCCGCACCGTGTTTGCGCCTTCGAACGGATTTCCCGCCGGGACTGCGCCGAGCTCCTTTTCCAGGCGCGCGAGCGACTCGGCGATCGCGTCGACGAGGTCTGCCTCGATGGCGTTCTCGAGGATGGTGTAGCCCTTTTCGGAAATTTCCGCCGCGTGCTCGGCGACGGATCTGGAAGCGGTAGACATCGCGCGAATGCTCCTCGGAGTCGGCCTGACGTGTGCTGCGTCAGGCCGCCTGCTCGCGATCCTTCAGGTGGGCGGGAACCAGCGGCGTGATGCCGAGTTCCCCGAACAGTCCGCGGTCGTGCTCGCAGTCGGGGTTGCCGGTGGTCAGAAGCTTTTCCCCGAAGAAGATCGAGTTGGCGCCCGCGAGGAAACACAAGGCCTGGGCTTCGTCGCTGAGCTCGCTGCGACCGGCCGACAGCCGCACGATCGATGCCGGCATCAGGATGCGCGCCGTCGCGATCATCCGCACCAGCTCGAACGCGGCAACCGGCTCGCGCTGCCCGAGAGGAGTGCCGGCAACGGCCGTCAGCGCGTTGACTGGAACGCTCTCGGGATGCGCTGGCAAATTGGCCAGCTCGACGAGCATCGCGCAGCGATCGTCGACGGTCTCGCCCATGCCGATGATGCCGCCGCTGCAGACGGTGATGCCCGCGTCGCGCACGTGCTGCAGCGTCTCGAGCCTGTCGTCGTAGGTGCGCGTCGTGATGATGTTGCCGTAGAACTCGCGCGACGTGTCGAGGTTGTGGTTGTAGGCAACCAGGCCCGCGTCCTTCAATCGCAGCGCCTGCCCGGCCGTCAGCATTCCGAGCGTCACGCAGGCTTCCATGCCGAGACCCGTCACGCCGCGCACCATCTCGCAGACGCTGTCGAACTGGGCGCCGTCGCGCACTTCGCGCCACGCGGCGCCCATGCAGAATCGCGACGCGCCCGCATCGCGCGCCGTCCTGGCGGCGTCGAGCACGGCGGCCACATCCATCAACGGCTCCTTGTCGACGCCGGTGGAGTAGTGGGCGCTCTGCGGGCAGTAGGAGCAGTCCTCGGGGCAGCCGCCGGTCTTGATCGACAGCAGGGAGCAGAGCTGAACCTGCGCGGCAGCATGGTGCTCGCGGTGCAGGCCCTGGGCCCGGTACAGCAGGTCGGACAGCGGCAGGTCGTGGATCGCGCGCGCCTCGGCGCAGGTCCAGTCGTGACGAAGGGCGGAGCTGTGCATCGCGCTCCTGTAGCGGGGCGGGGGCGGGGGTGCAAGGAAGCCCGACGGAGGTGCGGCGGCGTGACTCTGGGCACGAGGTCGCGTCTCGAGTCCGGCGCCGGTATTGGACGCGCCTCGGATGGGGCTGCGTTCCATCATGCTGCGGGCCAGCGACCGGCAGGGGCGGTCCGCCCGCGATCAGGCGTGATCGCCGCTCACGGCCTGCCGAAAGGAAAAGGGAGAATCGCGATGATCTACGACAGCATTCTTGCAACGATCGGGCGCACGCCGGTGGTCCGGCTCAATCGTATCGCTCCGGACCACGTCACCGTCTACGCCAAGTGCGAGTTCTTCAACCCGCTCGGCTCGGTCAAGGACCGCCTCGCGATCGGGATCATCGAAGACGCCGAGCGACGCGGCACGCTCACGCCCGGCCAGACAGTGGTCGAGGCAACCTCGGGAAATACCGGTATCGCGCTGGCGATGGTTTGTGCGGCCAAGGGGTATCCGTTCGTGGCCGTGATGGTCGAGACGTTTTCGATCGAGCGACGAAAAATCATGCGCGCGCTCGGTGCAAAGGTGATCCTCACGCCGGCCGCCGGGCGCGGCAAGGGAATGGTCGCCAAGGCAGAGGAGCTTGCTGCAAAACACGGCTGGTTCCTCGCGCGTCAGTTCGAGAACCCTGCCAACCCGGCCTACCACCGCAGCACGACGGGCCCCGAGATCGTCAGCGACTTCGTCGGCCGCCGTCTCGACTACTGGGTTACGGGATGGGGAACGGGAGGAACGCTGACCGGCGCCGGCGAAGTGATCCGCCTGGCGAGGCCGGACGTGAAAATCATTGCGGCCGAGCCGGCCAACGCACCGCTTCTTTCAGGAGGAGAGTTCAAGCCCCACGCTATCCAGGGTTGGACGCCGGATTTCGTGCCCGCCGTGCTCGACCGCGGCATTCCGGACGAAGTGCTGCCCGTCGCAGATGCCGATGCCGTGCAGTGGGCGCGCCGCCTGTCGCGCGAAGAAGGAATTTTTTGCGGGATTTCGGGCGGCGCGACGGTCGCCGCCGCGATGCAGGTCGCGGCGCGCGCCGAAGCGGGCTCGGTGCTGCTCGCGATGATTCCCGACACCGCCGAGCGCTATCTTTCGACGCCGCTGTTCGCGGGCATCGAAGAGGGCTCCGACCCCGAACCGTGATCGGGGCCGGGGCCGCGTAGATTACTGCACCGGCTTCGGGATCTGCGCCTCGACGTTGATCTCGATCGAGACGTCGTCGCCGACCAGAAGCCCGCCGTTGTCCATCGTCTTGTTCCAGACGATGCCGAAGTCCTTGCGGTTGAGCGACGCCGTCGCCGTGCCCGCCGCCTTCAGGTTCTTCATCGGGTCGGTGGCCATCCCGAGCCACTGCACGTCGAGCACGATGGGCTTGGTGACGTCGCGCATCGTCAGCATGCCTTCGAGCTTGGCCTTGGTGTGGTCGGCGTTGACGTCGGTCAGCTTGTTGCCGGTGAACTTGATCGTCGGGAACCTGGCGGCGTCGAAGAAGTCGGGC encodes the following:
- the bioB gene encoding biotin synthase BioB; this encodes MHSSALRHDWTCAEARAIHDLPLSDLLYRAQGLHREHHAAAQVQLCSLLSIKTGGCPEDCSYCPQSAHYSTGVDKEPLMDVAAVLDAARTARDAGASRFCMGAAWREVRDGAQFDSVCEMVRGVTGLGMEACVTLGMLTAGQALRLKDAGLVAYNHNLDTSREFYGNIITTRTYDDRLETLQHVRDAGITVCSGGIIGMGETVDDRCAMLVELANLPAHPESVPVNALTAVAGTPLGQREPVAAFELVRMIATARILMPASIVRLSAGRSELSDEAQALCFLAGANSIFFGEKLLTTGNPDCEHDRGLFGELGITPLVPAHLKDREQAA
- a CDS encoding YceI family protein; amino-acid sequence: MNRFFFAPASLALAATLAFSFCGTARAEVQTFEIDHAHSSVTFKIRHLLSTVPGKFKSFKGTIKIDPDKRDSVQVDATIDTASIDTDETKRDDHLRSPDFFDAARFPTIKFTGNKLTDVNADHTKAKLEGMLTMRDVTKPIVLDVQWLGMATDPMKNLKAAGTATASLNRKDFGIVWNKTMDNGGLLVGDDVSIEINVEAQIPKPVQ
- a CDS encoding phytanoyl-CoA dioxygenase family protein — translated: MSTASRSVAEHAAEISEKGYTILENAIEADLVDAIAESLARLEKELGAVPAGNPFEGANTVRIYNLLARERIFEKIPAHAAVLPIVESVLDPGCLVSSLSSIAIDPGESAQPIHADDQLIPFAKPHVAVVCNTMWAITDFTEENGATRIIPGTHHKDHSPMFGKHYDSIAAEMPRGSVLVWHGSLWHGGGANRSGKRRTGIAMNYCAGYMRQQENQQLGIPPELVRGFEPRLQELCGFGIYSGLIGHIDKKAPAQFLFGEKRVAGMVWES
- a CDS encoding cyclic nucleotide-binding domain-containing protein, whose protein sequence is MLLRLDKLFSDSKVIDHFEAGDVVFAEGSSGNYMYVVVEGTIDIFIGDRLIDISGPGDLVGEMSLIDSNQRSASAVARTEARLARVDENEFLNMVVETPFFALHVMRVLVARMRRSSSRT
- the cysK gene encoding cysteine synthase A, which translates into the protein MIYDSILATIGRTPVVRLNRIAPDHVTVYAKCEFFNPLGSVKDRLAIGIIEDAERRGTLTPGQTVVEATSGNTGIALAMVCAAKGYPFVAVMVETFSIERRKIMRALGAKVILTPAAGRGKGMVAKAEELAAKHGWFLARQFENPANPAYHRSTTGPEIVSDFVGRRLDYWVTGWGTGGTLTGAGEVIRLARPDVKIIAAEPANAPLLSGGEFKPHAIQGWTPDFVPAVLDRGIPDEVLPVADADAVQWARRLSREEGIFCGISGGATVAAAMQVAARAEAGSVLLAMIPDTAERYLSTPLFAGIEEGSDPEP